The genomic window TTTTTAGCGGGCTAACCAATGAATCTTGATTTGCCCTTCCAGGGCTTTCAGTTCGGGATCGCCTGTGACGAGTTCGGCTTTCTTTTCCTTAGAGAGTGCAGCTGCGAAGGCGTCGGCCAGGCTCATTTTGTGCGCCGCTTTGAATGCGGCCGCAGTTCGCGCGGCCTTAAGGTCGTCTCCCACCCCGACAATCTGTATCGGGAGTTCTGCGATCTGCTCTGCTACTCGCTCGGCAACGGCTTTGCCTCCGGCACGCTCAAGCGAGTAGTAAATCTCGGCCCAGTTGACCACGCTGAGAAAGAGTGGCTTTCCTTTGTCCGCCGCATGGTGAATGAGCTTCTCAACCTCGCTAGCGCATGGTTCGTCTTTATAGAACGCTAAGAGCGCCCAGCTATCCAGAACCTTGGCGGCCATCTTAGAGATCCCTTTCGCGCGCGCGGTCCTCGGCGAGTGTCTCCATCAGAGGGAGGTGCTTCAGCGATCCTCGCAAACCGCTGATGTAAGCCTTGGTGATAGGCCGGATCAGGATTCCATTCTCGGTCACGGTCACTGCCCCTTTGGTACCCTCCTCGATACCAAACATTCGGCGGATCGGAGCCGGGATCACGACCTGCCCCTTGGTAGTGAAGGTGATGGTCTCTGTAGTCATTATTAGAATATGCTTACGACACTCATAAAAGTAAGTCAACTATGAAATGTAAGCCTAAAACAAAAAGGATCCCCTACGGTCTCTGTTCCTAAAAGCCTAACCGTATTGACGCCACTTCCCTCCCTTGAAGCTGTGGCGCCCAACGGGCTACGACTTCCTCGTAGTCTACCGCACATCTTCCCAGATGCTTGGTTCAGCCTAATACGCTTCCTGCAGGTGGTGAGGAGGAGTCCGCTAATGGTAGCGGCGTTGGGAAGGTTGCCTTACCTGCGCCTGAAAAATTGCGAGGCAATCTTACGCGGAGTTGCGATAATCAAACCTTCTCCGTCCACATCGGCATCTTTCAAGACTCCACGGAAAGCCTTGTTATCTTGGGCATCCAGAAGATGACGATCACTACTGAGGAGGATGGAGCAACCGATCAGTGCAGATTCCGCTATCACGTAAGCATCGTTCTGTTCCTCATGAGGCAATATTCCCTTGATCCGAAGTTTTAGGGCAATTTGCTCCGTGATGCCTTTCCCCGCTGGAACAAGATTCAGGGGCTCATAACCCCAAGAAAGAAGGGATCGGAGCACCTTTTCCGCAGAGGCACGTTCGGAAGACGTTCCCCTCCCCATCTGGACTGCCAGTTCCTCAAGCACAGTCGGAGGAACGATCAATCTAGCCTCAGGCAGTCGGCTCTTGATGACCTCTATGGCATCAATCACATCCTGATCCTCGACCGCTTGGTCGAGGAGGACGTTCGTATCAACCGCGATGAGCACGGAT from Verrucomicrobiota bacterium includes these protein-coding regions:
- a CDS encoding type II toxin-antitoxin system VapC family toxin; its protein translation is MAAKVLDSWALLAFYKDEPCASEVEKLIHHAADKGKPLFLSVVNWAEIYYSLERAGGKAVAERVAEQIAELPIQIVGVGDDLKAARTAAAFKAAHKMSLADAFAAALSKEKKAELVTGDPELKALEGQIKIHWLAR
- a CDS encoding AbrB/MazE/SpoVT family DNA-binding domain-containing protein, with product MTTETITFTTKGQVVIPAPIRRMFGIEEGTKGAVTVTENGILIRPITKAYISGLRGSLKHLPLMETLAEDRARERDL
- a CDS encoding type II toxin-antitoxin system VapC family toxin, producing the protein MKEQSVLIAVDTNVLLDQAVEDQDVIDAIEVIKSRLPEARLIVPPTVLEELAVQMGRGTSSERASAEKVLRSLLSWGYEPLNLVPAGKGITEQIALKLRIKGILPHEEQNDAYVIAESALIGCSILLSSDRHLLDAQDNKAFRGVLKDADVDGEGLIIATPRKIASQFFRRR